In one window of Chitinophagales bacterium DNA:
- the pckA gene encoding phosphoenolpyruvate carboxykinase (ATP), with amino-acid sequence MPVKTQHVPIAALSALGLNTKSTIHYQLQPDELSEQTLLRGQGEVNDTGALCIRTGEFTGRSPQDKFIVKDALTEDSVHWNNFNIAIAPEKFSALKAKVLNYLNAQEELWVRDAYACADPQYRLNIRVINEHAWSNLFAYNMFLRPTEQELSNFEPDWHIIQAPGFKADPAIDGTRQHNFAIVSFTEKTILIGGTGYTGEMKKGIFTILNYLLPHKLNVLSMHCSANMGKDGDVAVFFGLSGTGKTTLSADPNRKLIGDDEHGWTNDGVFNFEGGCYAKCIDLTEEKEPEIFRAIKPGALVENVLFFDNSRQIDFSNKTITENTRVSYPLHFISNAQEPSIGGLPKNIFFLTCDAYGVLPPISKLTPGQAMYQFISGYTARVAGTEAGVTEPKATFSACFGAPFLPLHPGKYAEMLGEKMRTHQVNVWMINTGWSGGGYGVGNRMKLSYTRAMITAALNGELDQVEFEKHPVFGMLMPKMCPGVPKELLHPRYTWADRAAYDQAASKLAEMFIQNFEKYAAGVSNEILQSAPNPKGYQY; translated from the coding sequence ATGCCTGTAAAAACACAACATGTGCCTATTGCCGCTTTGTCGGCACTCGGGCTCAACACAAAATCCACTATCCATTATCAGTTACAGCCAGATGAATTGTCAGAACAAACTTTATTGCGGGGTCAGGGTGAGGTGAATGATACCGGCGCTTTGTGCATCCGTACAGGGGAGTTTACTGGCCGCAGTCCGCAAGACAAATTCATTGTAAAAGATGCTTTGACTGAAGATTCTGTTCATTGGAATAATTTCAACATTGCTATTGCGCCAGAGAAGTTTTCCGCTTTAAAAGCGAAGGTGCTGAACTACCTCAATGCGCAAGAAGAATTGTGGGTGCGCGATGCTTATGCTTGCGCTGATCCACAGTATCGCCTGAATATTCGAGTGATCAACGAACATGCTTGGAGTAATTTATTTGCATACAATATGTTCCTGCGTCCTACTGAACAGGAGCTGAGCAATTTTGAGCCCGACTGGCATATAATTCAAGCGCCAGGTTTCAAAGCTGATCCTGCAATTGATGGAACCAGACAACACAATTTTGCCATTGTTTCTTTCACAGAGAAAACCATCCTGATTGGCGGTACCGGCTATACCGGTGAAATGAAGAAAGGTATATTCACCATCCTCAATTATTTATTGCCGCATAAGTTGAATGTGCTCAGCATGCATTGCAGTGCCAATATGGGTAAGGATGGCGATGTAGCTGTATTCTTTGGTTTGAGTGGTACAGGAAAAACCACACTGAGTGCAGACCCCAACCGTAAACTGATTGGTGATGATGAGCATGGCTGGACCAATGATGGTGTCTTCAATTTTGAAGGTGGTTGCTATGCTAAGTGTATTGATTTAACCGAAGAAAAAGAACCGGAGATTTTCCGTGCCATCAAGCCCGGTGCATTGGTGGAGAACGTACTATTCTTCGACAATAGTCGTCAAATAGATTTCAGCAATAAAACAATCACAGAGAATACTCGTGTGAGCTATCCGCTACATTTCATCAGTAATGCGCAGGAGCCAAGTATTGGCGGGTTGCCCAAGAATATTTTCTTCCTTACCTGCGATGCTTATGGTGTATTACCGCCCATCAGCAAGTTAACACCTGGTCAGGCGATGTATCAATTCATCAGTGGTTATACCGCACGAGTAGCAGGTACAGAAGCCGGTGTAACAGAACCCAAAGCAACATTCAGTGCATGCTTTGGTGCGCCTTTCTTGCCTTTGCATCCGGGTAAATATGCAGAGATGCTAGGTGAAAAAATGCGTACGCATCAAGTGAATGTTTGGATGATCAACACCGGATGGAGTGGTGGTGGTTATGGTGTAGGTAACAGAATGAAACTGTCTTATACCCGTGCCATGATTACTGCTGCATTGAACGGTGAGCTGGATCAAGTGGAATTTGAAAAGCATCCTGTATTTGGTATGTTGATGCCGAAGATGTGTCCGGGTGTACCTAAGGAATTACTGCATCCGCGTTATACCTGGGCTGATCGTGCTGCGTATGATCAGGCTGCATCAAAACTGGCAGAAATGTTTATCCAGAATTTTGAAAAATATGCTGCAGGTGTTTCAAATGAAATCCTGCAATCGGCACCCAATCCGAAGGGCTATCAATACTAA
- a CDS encoding FAD-binding protein yields MSSISTKHYEAFKSIVGDTYIFTDQESLEKYGRDETEHLLFLPQVVLRPGSAEEISAILKICNEAGIPVTPRGGGTGLSGGALPHLGGVVILTDRLNRIINIDERNLQVITEPGVITEVLQNAVKEKGLFYPPDPSSRGSCFIGGNIAENSGGPKAVKYGVVKDYVLNLEMVLPTGEIIWTGANVLKNATGYNLTQLVVGSEGTLGIVTKIVLKLIPHPKYDLLMLVPFNDVTKAGEAVSAIFRAGFTPSALELVEINALKIVSQMVDSHVVPVTDEMEAHLIIEVDGNDMDVLMKDMEAIAELLTQYDAGEIFFADDAQQKTELWKLRRRAAEAVKLKGYTIEEDTVVPRAELPALIRGVKALAEKYAFNVVCYGHAGDGNLHVRINKPGTSNSQDDPQIQEALRALFQLVHSLGGTISGEHGIGLIQKSYMDIVFDDAQLRLMRSIKKAFDPNNILNAGKIFDLHE; encoded by the coding sequence ATGTCCTCCATCAGCACCAAACATTACGAAGCCTTCAAATCCATCGTAGGCGACACATATATTTTCACAGATCAGGAATCATTAGAAAAATATGGCCGCGATGAAACCGAACACCTCTTATTTCTGCCTCAGGTAGTATTGAGGCCGGGTTCTGCAGAAGAAATCAGCGCCATTCTAAAAATCTGCAATGAAGCAGGCATACCCGTTACACCACGTGGTGGCGGTACCGGATTAAGCGGAGGTGCATTGCCGCATCTTGGCGGTGTAGTGATTTTAACCGACAGACTCAACCGCATCATCAATATCGACGAACGCAACCTGCAAGTGATCACAGAACCAGGTGTTATCACTGAGGTTTTGCAAAATGCCGTAAAAGAAAAAGGTTTGTTTTACCCGCCTGATCCTAGCAGCCGCGGCTCCTGTTTTATCGGTGGCAATATTGCAGAGAATAGTGGTGGACCCAAAGCGGTGAAGTATGGCGTTGTGAAAGATTATGTACTCAATCTGGAAATGGTTTTACCTACCGGAGAAATTATCTGGACCGGCGCCAATGTATTGAAAAATGCTACCGGCTATAACCTTACACAATTGGTCGTGGGCAGCGAAGGCACACTGGGTATTGTTACTAAGATTGTCCTCAAACTGATACCACATCCCAAATACGATTTGTTGATGCTGGTACCTTTCAATGATGTCACCAAAGCAGGTGAAGCGGTGAGTGCCATCTTCCGCGCAGGTTTTACACCAAGTGCTTTGGAATTGGTAGAGATCAACGCGTTGAAGATTGTGAGCCAAATGGTGGATAGCCATGTGGTACCTGTAACAGATGAGATGGAAGCCCACCTCATCATTGAAGTAGATGGCAATGACATGGATGTACTGATGAAGGATATGGAAGCCATTGCTGAACTCTTGACACAATACGATGCAGGTGAGATTTTCTTCGCAGACGATGCCCAGCAAAAAACAGAACTCTGGAAACTACGCAGACGTGCTGCCGAAGCTGTGAAACTGAAAGGCTATACGATTGAGGAAGACACGGTTGTGCCCAGAGCAGAACTGCCTGCATTGATTCGCGGCGTGAAAGCTTTAGCAGAAAAGTATGCTTTCAATGTGGTGTGCTATGGCCATGCCGGCGATGGCAACCTGCATGTACGCATCAACAAACCCGGCACCAGCAATAGCCAGGACGACCCACAGATTCAGGAAGCCCTACGCGCTTTGTTCCAATTGGTGCATTCACTCGGTGGCACCATCAGTGGTGAGCATGGTATTGGCTTAATTCAGAAGTCATACATGGATATTGTTTTTGATGACGCACAACTTAGATTGATGCGTTCCATCAAAAAAGCCTTCGATCCTAACAATATTTTAAATGCCGGAAAAATTTTCGACCTGCATGAATAA
- a CDS encoding deoxynucleoside kinase: protein MAKAKKPKHVAVAGNIGAGKTTLTEMLSKHYRWIPQFEDVDHNPYLMDFYEDMPRWSFNLQIFFLNSRLNQLLEIHRGTETVIQDRTIYEDAQIFAPNLHEMGLMSKRDFENYYQFFQTLKTMVQPPDLLIYIKASVPTLVGQIQKRGREYEENIRLDYLKKLNELYNKWIDSYKEGPVLIIDGDKNKFAENDEHFGEIITKVDGMLFGLF, encoded by the coding sequence ATGGCAAAGGCAAAAAAACCAAAACACGTAGCAGTTGCAGGCAATATTGGTGCCGGTAAAACCACCCTCACAGAAATGCTAAGCAAGCATTATCGCTGGATTCCCCAGTTCGAGGATGTGGACCACAACCCCTACCTGATGGACTTCTACGAAGACATGCCCCGCTGGAGTTTTAACCTGCAGATATTTTTCCTGAACAGCAGATTAAATCAGTTACTGGAAATTCACCGCGGCACTGAAACTGTGATTCAGGATAGAACCATTTACGAGGATGCGCAAATCTTTGCACCCAACCTTCACGAAATGGGCTTGATGAGCAAGCGTGATTTCGAAAACTACTATCAGTTCTTCCAGACATTAAAGACCATGGTGCAGCCGCCGGATTTGTTGATTTACATCAAAGCCTCCGTTCCAACTTTGGTTGGACAAATCCAAAAGCGTGGCCGCGAATACGAAGAGAATATCCGCTTAGACTACCTCAAGAAACTGAATGAGCTGTATAACAAGTGGATTGATTCATACAAAGAAGGTCCAGTGCTCATCATCGATGGTGATAAAAACAAATTCGCTGAAAACGATGAGCATTTTGGTGAGATCATTACCAAAGTAGACGGCATGTTATTTGGTTTGTTCTAA
- a CDS encoding TIGR00730 family Rossman fold protein, which translates to MRVQSIAVFCGSKAGNHPAYSEAAKALGMMLAKEKIQLVYGGGNKGLMGDVANAVMDNGGHVVGVIPEVLVGWEHAHQSISELKVVADMHIRKKMMYELCDMAVILPGGNGTLDELFEMLTWNTLNIHDKKIILLNTAGYYDHLIAHVKQMAAEGFLYENWADRLKICASVDELRVHL; encoded by the coding sequence ATGCGCGTACAAAGTATTGCTGTCTTCTGTGGATCAAAAGCAGGTAATCATCCTGCTTATAGCGAAGCAGCCAAGGCATTGGGAATGATGCTGGCAAAGGAAAAGATTCAACTGGTATATGGTGGTGGAAACAAAGGACTGATGGGCGATGTGGCCAATGCCGTTATGGACAATGGCGGACATGTGGTTGGGGTAATTCCCGAAGTGCTGGTAGGATGGGAGCATGCGCATCAAAGTATCTCCGAGTTGAAAGTGGTTGCGGATATGCATATCCGCAAGAAAATGATGTATGAGTTATGTGATATGGCCGTAATTCTACCCGGCGGCAATGGTACATTGGATGAGCTCTTCGAAATGCTCACATGGAATACCTTGAATATCCACGATAAAAAAATAATCCTGCTGAATACAGCAGGATATTATGATCATTTAATCGCCCATGTAAAACAAATGGCTGCAGAAGGGTTTCTCTATGAAAACTGGGCCGATCGGCTTAAAATCTGCGCATCGGTTGACGAACTGCGGGTTCATCTATAA
- a CDS encoding glucosaminidase domain-containing protein — MKRLLLIGFVLLTTTLMAQMPNPKVQQYIAAYKDLAMAEMQRTGIPASIKLAQGILESQAGESPLSKRSNNHFGIKCKTEWTGARTYHDDDARGECFRVYNSVEDSYKDHSEFLRTRAHYSFLFLLDPADYKAWANGLKKAGYATSKTYPQQLIKTIEENNLQQYSELVIAQKSTKPESGKPAEIIPVNTQPLQAQSGPNQVALQEEPKQAPKAAVIVEDVTEENDMLAETVVSGIVAKPKNTTQKAKPYPDGVFSINGSKVFYANAGTSLLAIADQYDLSMSKLLEYNDLDGVDVLAKDQLIYIEKKARKSEKDFHIVEGDETWYEISQKEGIALKSLLELNNLKKEVPLAKGEKIHLKPKTSVVAKTPANRL; from the coding sequence ATGAAGCGTTTGTTACTTATAGGATTTGTATTATTAACTACTACACTGATGGCGCAAATGCCCAATCCAAAAGTGCAGCAATACATTGCTGCGTATAAGGATTTGGCCATGGCCGAAATGCAGCGCACCGGTATTCCCGCATCCATCAAATTAGCACAGGGTATTCTGGAATCTCAAGCAGGCGAAAGCCCACTTTCAAAACGCTCCAATAACCATTTTGGCATCAAGTGTAAAACGGAGTGGACAGGCGCGCGCACTTATCATGATGATGATGCACGTGGCGAATGTTTCCGTGTGTATAATTCAGTTGAGGACTCTTATAAAGATCATTCAGAGTTTCTGAGAACAAGGGCACACTATTCATTTCTGTTTTTATTAGATCCTGCTGATTACAAAGCATGGGCCAATGGCTTGAAAAAAGCAGGTTATGCTACCAGCAAAACCTACCCCCAGCAATTGATCAAGACGATTGAAGAAAATAATTTGCAACAGTATTCAGAATTGGTGATTGCACAAAAAAGCACAAAGCCTGAATCAGGCAAACCAGCTGAAATTATTCCGGTAAATACACAGCCCTTACAAGCACAGTCAGGCCCCAATCAAGTGGCTTTACAGGAAGAACCCAAACAAGCACCCAAGGCCGCAGTGATTGTAGAAGATGTAACAGAGGAAAATGATATGCTTGCCGAAACCGTAGTGAGCGGCATCGTAGCAAAGCCTAAGAATACTACACAAAAAGCCAAGCCCTACCCTGATGGTGTTTTCAGCATCAATGGCAGCAAAGTATTTTATGCCAATGCAGGTACTTCATTGCTAGCTATTGCTGATCAATATGATTTGTCGATGAGCAAACTGCTTGAGTACAACGACCTCGATGGCGTAGATGTATTGGCAAAAGACCAGCTGATTTATATTGAGAAGAAAGCCAGAAAAAGTGAAAAGGATTTTCATATTGTTGAAGGAGATGAAACCTGGTACGAAATCAGTCAGAAAGAAGGCATTGCGTTAAAGAGCTTATTAGAATTGAATAACCTGAAGAAAGAAGTACCCTTGGCCAAAGGAGAAAAAATTCACCTGAAACCAAAGACTTCTGTTGTAGCAAAAACACCAGCCAACCGTCTCTGA
- the recG gene encoding ATP-dependent DNA helicase RecG, with translation MDICSVTMSVRPTHILQSPIEFLKGVGPLRADMLKKELEIFTFEDLLEHFPHRHIDKTKVSRIADITPQTDFIQVAGVLQHIEVMGEKRGKRLVAQLRDASGILELAWFQGIHWVQKGLQPGMEYLVFGRAGFFNGKPQIVHPEIEPFTPVKAGGKVFLDPVYPTTEKLKAKGLNGRQIGKLTFTLLEALKQDPPQENLPEQLLKQLKLMSRWEAYCNVHFPQSADEHAAALKRLKFEELFVAQVRMQLVKLQRHHSSRGVVFEKVGEYFNAFYNKHLPFTLTGAQKRVLKEIRTDTARGHQMNRLLQGDVGSGKTIVALLAMLLAADNGFQSCMMAPTEILAQQHYNGLSALLKDMPIGIRLLTGSTKTAERKEILQQLQEGSLHMLVGTHAVIEDVVQFKHLGLAIVDEQHRFGVAQRAKLWQKAAIPPHVLVMTATPIPRTLAMTAYGDLDYSVMDELPPGRQPITTVHRYEQARYKVMEFVREEITKGRQAYIIYPLIEESEKLSYEDLMQGYEQVKSYFPEPKYHISMVHGRMPNDQKDVNMQRFVQGDTQIMVSTTVIEVGVNVPNASVMVIESAEKFGLSQLHQLRGRVGRGAEKSFCILLTGSKVSNDAKERIKIMCATNDGFRIAEKDLELRGPGDIAGTRQSGALNFKLASIVNDKPLLEAAKKYAEMVCEEDPDLSMAKNLQLRKYLQSHKHQGNWSKIS, from the coding sequence ATGGATATTTGTTCTGTTACCATGTCTGTGCGTCCTACACATATCCTCCAGTCGCCCATAGAATTCCTGAAAGGGGTTGGGCCACTGCGTGCCGATATGCTGAAGAAAGAACTGGAGATTTTCACTTTTGAAGACCTATTAGAACATTTTCCGCACAGGCATATCGACAAAACCAAAGTAAGTCGCATCGCAGACATTACTCCGCAGACTGATTTCATACAGGTAGCGGGGGTATTGCAACATATTGAGGTGATGGGTGAAAAAAGAGGTAAGCGACTGGTGGCGCAATTGCGCGATGCCTCCGGTATATTGGAATTGGCCTGGTTTCAGGGAATTCACTGGGTACAAAAAGGATTACAGCCGGGCATGGAATACCTTGTTTTCGGCCGAGCCGGCTTTTTCAATGGTAAGCCCCAGATTGTGCATCCGGAAATTGAACCATTTACACCGGTGAAAGCGGGCGGTAAGGTTTTTCTCGATCCGGTTTATCCCACTACAGAAAAACTAAAAGCGAAAGGTCTCAATGGCCGTCAAATAGGTAAGCTCACATTTACTTTACTGGAAGCACTTAAGCAAGATCCGCCACAAGAGAATCTGCCGGAGCAATTACTGAAGCAGTTGAAATTAATGTCGCGCTGGGAAGCATATTGCAATGTGCATTTCCCGCAGAGTGCGGATGAACATGCGGCTGCATTGAAGCGTTTGAAGTTTGAAGAATTGTTTGTGGCGCAAGTGCGGATGCAGTTGGTGAAGTTGCAAAGACACCATAGCAGTAGAGGTGTTGTCTTTGAAAAAGTGGGCGAGTATTTCAATGCGTTTTACAACAAGCATCTTCCTTTTACATTAACTGGTGCACAGAAACGTGTTTTGAAAGAAATCAGAACTGATACAGCCCGTGGCCATCAGATGAATCGTTTATTGCAAGGTGATGTGGGTAGTGGTAAAACCATTGTTGCCTTGCTAGCTATGCTGCTGGCAGCAGATAACGGTTTCCAAAGTTGTATGATGGCACCTACGGAAATTCTTGCGCAGCAACACTATAATGGTTTAAGTGCTTTGCTGAAAGATATGCCCATTGGTATCAGACTGTTAACGGGTAGTACCAAAACTGCTGAGCGAAAAGAAATATTACAGCAGTTGCAGGAAGGTAGTCTGCACATGCTGGTGGGTACACATGCGGTGATTGAAGATGTGGTGCAATTCAAACATTTGGGATTGGCCATTGTGGATGAGCAGCATCGTTTTGGTGTAGCACAAAGAGCCAAGCTTTGGCAGAAAGCGGCGATTCCACCACATGTATTGGTGATGACTGCTACGCCAATTCCCAGAACATTGGCGATGACAGCTTATGGCGATTTGGATTATAGTGTGATGGATGAATTGCCGCCGGGCAGGCAACCCATTACCACTGTGCATCGTTATGAACAGGCGAGGTATAAAGTGATGGAATTTGTACGTGAAGAAATTACCAAGGGCAGACAAGCATATATTATCTATCCACTAATTGAAGAAAGCGAGAAGCTGAGTTACGAAGACTTGATGCAGGGTTATGAGCAAGTGAAGAGTTATTTTCCTGAACCCAAATACCACATCAGTATGGTGCATGGCAGAATGCCTAATGATCAGAAGGATGTGAACATGCAAAGATTCGTTCAGGGTGATACACAGATCATGGTTAGTACAACAGTGATTGAAGTAGGGGTGAATGTGCCCAATGCTTCTGTAATGGTGATTGAAAGTGCTGAAAAGTTTGGATTATCTCAATTGCATCAGTTGCGTGGACGAGTGGGCAGGGGTGCAGAAAAAAGTTTTTGCATTCTTTTAACAGGGTCTAAAGTAAGCAATGATGCCAAAGAAAGAATCAAGATAATGTGCGCTACCAATGATGGTTTCCGCATAGCAGAGAAAGACCTTGAACTGCGCGGTCCTGGTGATATAGCAGGAACCAGGCAGAGCGGGGCTTTGAACTTTAAGCTGGCATCAATAGTGAATGATAAACCATTGCTTGAAGCTGCGAAGAAATATGCTGAAATGGTGTGTGAGGAAGATCCGGATTTAAGCATGGCAAAGAATTTGCAGCTAAGGAAATACCTTCAGTCGCACAAGCATCAGGGCAATTGGAGCAAAATATCTTGA
- a CDS encoding sodium:solute symporter, producing MSPLMLFSFVIAYFLILLAVAWYTGRNSNNDSFFIGNKNSNWMLVAFGMIGTSLSGVTFVSVPGDVGRNSFAYFQITLGYLLGYVVIAYVLLPLYYKLNLTSIYNYLSSRLGFKSYKTGASFFILSRTLGATARLYLVVKILQDAILESFGVPFWVTTLIILAMILVYTYEGGVKTIVWTDTLQTTCMLAGLVICVFYILNIMGISFSDSLAAMEGNSYSKIFFTDPQSKNFFLKQILAGAFITITMTGMDQEMMQKNISVKTLKDSQKNILTLAFIMLVVILLFLFLGGLLHLYAHQLNVTATGDKLFPTIALQHMPPMVSVIFIIALISALFPSADGAITALTASFCIDILGMQRNTEWSDAEKKKIRQRVHLSFAAIFLLFVMIFKWVNDPSMIGVILKVAGYTYGPLLGLFTFGILTKRAVQDKLVPFVCIAAPIICFFIDKYQKSLFGGFEIGLELLIINGLLTFIGLMAVSHKKAAA from the coding sequence ATGTCGCCCCTAATGCTGTTCTCCTTTGTTATTGCTTATTTCTTGATCTTATTAGCCGTAGCCTGGTATACAGGACGAAACAGCAATAATGATTCCTTTTTCATTGGCAACAAGAATAGCAACTGGATGCTGGTGGCATTCGGCATGATCGGCACTTCACTCAGTGGTGTCACCTTCGTAAGTGTACCCGGTGATGTGGGTCGAAATTCATTCGCTTATTTTCAAATCACGCTGGGTTATCTGCTGGGTTATGTGGTGATTGCTTATGTATTGCTACCACTCTACTACAAACTCAACCTCACTTCCATTTATAACTACCTCAGTTCAAGACTGGGTTTCAAATCATACAAAACTGGGGCGTCCTTTTTCATACTCTCCAGAACCTTGGGCGCTACTGCACGACTTTATCTGGTGGTGAAGATTTTACAAGATGCCATTCTCGAAAGCTTTGGTGTCCCTTTCTGGGTAACCACACTCATCATCCTTGCGATGATTCTCGTGTACACCTATGAAGGCGGTGTAAAAACCATTGTTTGGACAGATACTTTACAAACCACTTGTATGCTGGCCGGCTTGGTGATCTGCGTTTTTTATATCCTGAATATCATGGGCATCAGTTTCAGCGATAGCCTTGCTGCGATGGAAGGCAATAGCTATTCCAAAATCTTCTTCACTGACCCTCAGAGTAAGAATTTCTTCCTCAAACAAATACTGGCCGGTGCTTTCATCACCATTACTATGACGGGTATGGATCAGGAAATGATGCAGAAGAACATTTCTGTAAAAACATTGAAAGACTCACAGAAAAACATTCTTACGCTGGCATTCATTATGCTGGTGGTGATTTTACTGTTCTTATTCCTTGGTGGATTATTGCATTTATACGCACATCAATTAAATGTAACAGCAACAGGCGATAAACTCTTCCCAACCATTGCCCTGCAGCACATGCCACCAATGGTTTCAGTGATCTTTATCATTGCATTGATCTCGGCTCTATTCCCCAGTGCAGACGGAGCCATCACCGCACTTACTGCCTCTTTCTGTATCGATATCCTCGGCATGCAACGCAACACGGAATGGAGTGATGCAGAGAAAAAGAAAATCCGTCAACGCGTGCACCTCAGCTTTGCTGCCATCTTTTTATTATTCGTGATGATATTCAAATGGGTGAATGATCCCAGCATGATTGGTGTGATCTTGAAAGTAGCCGGCTACACATACGGACCATTACTCGGCCTCTTCACATTCGGCATCTTAACCAAGAGAGCCGTTCAGGACAAACTGGTGCCTTTTGTTTGTATTGCTGCGCCCATCATCTGCTTTTTCATCGATAAATACCAGAAGAGTTTATTCGGTGGATTTGAAATTGGCCTGGAATTGCTTATCATCAATGGCCTACTCACATTTATCGGTTTGATGGCTGTTTCACATAAAAAAGCTGCTGCCTGA
- a CDS encoding O-methyltransferase, protein MELVNLLAEAYADSHTSPDEGLLQEIAAQTNATHPHAHMLSGHVQGRLLSFLSRLLQPRTILEIGTFTGYSALCLAEGLTTEGQLHTIEIRESDALQAQENFHKSNAGKQVTLHTGNALEIIPALPFSWDLVFIDADKTAYIDYYELVVPRLSEKGMIIADNVLFHGQVLEPEVKGKNAKAIHAFNAHVAADNRTEQVLLTVRDGLMLIKKK, encoded by the coding sequence ATGGAACTGGTGAACCTCTTGGCCGAAGCCTATGCAGATAGCCATACTTCACCCGATGAAGGCCTATTACAGGAGATTGCAGCTCAAACAAATGCCACACACCCACATGCCCATATGCTAAGCGGGCATGTGCAAGGCAGGCTGCTTAGTTTTCTCAGCCGACTCCTGCAGCCACGAACTATTTTAGAAATTGGCACTTTTACAGGCTATAGCGCTTTATGCCTAGCCGAGGGCTTAACCACTGAAGGTCAGCTACATACGATAGAAATCCGCGAATCTGACGCCTTACAGGCTCAGGAAAATTTTCACAAAAGCAATGCCGGGAAGCAGGTAACTTTGCACACCGGAAATGCACTGGAGATCATACCCGCATTGCCTTTCAGCTGGGACTTGGTTTTTATTGATGCGGATAAAACCGCTTATATCGATTACTACGAACTAGTGGTACCCAGATTAAGTGAAAAAGGCATGATCATTGCCGACAATGTCTTGTTTCACGGTCAGGTGCTTGAACCGGAAGTAAAAGGAAAAAATGCCAAAGCCATTCATGCATTCAATGCGCATGTGGCAGCAGACAACAGAACAGAACAGGTCTTACTAACGGTACGCGATGGCCTGATGCTGATCAAAAAGAAATGA
- the trpS gene encoding tryptophan--tRNA ligase gives MSKEVVLSGIRPTGFLHLGNYFGAMRNYVRMQDEYNCYFFVANWHSLTTHPDTKELKNAVHRVIAENVACGLDPEKVAFYVQSDVPEIAELYLYLNMMAYKGELEKTTTFKDKVRQQPDNVNAGLLTYPVLQAADILIHRAVKVPVGKDQEQHLEMARNFAERFNYRYGNVFPSPVAFNYGGELVKILSLDGNGKMSKSENQLATLYLADDDESIRKKIMKAKTDQGPAEPNSVKPDYIQNLFTLMQLVSTPDTLAKFEADFNNSSTGNVVIRYGDMKKQLAEDMIRFIAPIRERAAAIQNDQALLSKIIQQGADKARASASATLKLVREAVGMNY, from the coding sequence ATGTCGAAAGAGGTTGTTTTAAGCGGAATCAGACCCACAGGATTTCTCCACCTGGGTAATTATTTTGGTGCAATGCGCAATTATGTGCGCATGCAGGATGAATACAATTGCTATTTCTTCGTGGCCAACTGGCATAGCCTGACCACCCACCCCGATACCAAGGAACTGAAAAACGCCGTTCACCGCGTGATTGCCGAAAATGTGGCTTGCGGACTGGATCCGGAGAAAGTGGCCTTTTATGTGCAAAGCGATGTGCCTGAGATTGCAGAACTCTATCTCTATCTGAACATGATGGCTTATAAAGGTGAACTGGAGAAAACCACCACCTTTAAAGACAAAGTGCGCCAGCAACCAGACAATGTGAACGCGGGTCTCTTAACCTACCCTGTTTTACAAGCTGCCGATATTTTGATTCACCGTGCCGTAAAAGTACCCGTAGGTAAGGATCAGGAGCAACACTTGGAAATGGCGAGAAATTTTGCAGAACGATTCAATTATCGTTATGGCAATGTATTCCCCTCTCCAGTAGCATTTAACTACGGCGGCGAATTGGTGAAGATTCTGAGTCTGGATGGTAATGGTAAAATGAGCAAGAGCGAAAATCAATTGGCCACTTTATACCTGGCTGATGATGATGAGAGCATCCGCAAGAAAATCATGAAGGCCAAAACTGATCAAGGCCCCGCTGAACCCAATAGTGTTAAGCCGGATTATATCCAGAACCTGTTTACCCTGATGCAATTAGTGAGCACACCCGATACCCTGGCCAAATTTGAAGCCGACTTCAACAACAGCAGTACCGGCAATGTGGTGATTCGCTATGGCGATATGAAAAAGCAATTGGCAGAAGACATGATTCGCTTTATTGCCCCTATTCGTGAACGCGCTGCAGCTATACAGAACGATCAGGCTTTATTGAGCAAGATCATTCAACAAGGTGCAGACAAAGCAAGAGCAAGTGCATCAGCAACCCTGAAACTGGTACGCGAAGCAGTTGGCATGAACTATTAA